From a single Cytophagales bacterium WSM2-2 genomic region:
- a CDS encoding SusC/RagA family TonB-linked outer membrane protein translates to MTKRLLVTLLILVEVVGFGVMAQDAPVKVDKERVITGRITSKEDNQGVPGANVVIQGTSKGTSTDADGKYELHISPSDNELVISFIGYKTQTVEIGQRAVIDIVLESEATQLQEVVVVGYGVQKKSDITGATATVKGEELYKQPVLTATQAIQGKVAGVQIISSGQPGTSPQIRVRGVSSAFGGVNTLYVVDGVLTDDISNINTADIVDMNILKDASAAAIYGSRGANGVVIITTRKGTKGNLKVNYSNNIGFRQAANLVEMANAAEYKNYVQDATGNAPVPPGGFSGNTNWYKVILRNALEQSHNLSLSGGSDKSTFLFNVGYLDDQGIIIDNEFKRLTIRLNNDYQVTDFVKLGFQSSYSNSSNQNGFGNLDIDAYGNIGAVYNDAYRAAPIIPDIIGGKYGNTSSYQNVGNPLLDIKNNSVKVLDGRLQAYTYAEVTPLKWIKFKSGFGIDWRNSLNRLYNYQFNNDGNTFIIAGGNQYNLRSNLSMKNTETYHWVWDNTATISKKIDKNDFTLLVGMTAEKYSQTWFSASRKDIAPDPNLWYINVGDANSSQNDGSGDRWTRNSYLARLNYSYDGKYLVTTSIRYDGSSRLPVQNRWQLYPSLGLAWNIANEAFMQNQRLFDFLKLRVSYGKVGNDQIPTNAFTLAVTPNTPYAFNGSASTATNGSQIRVVIDPNIKWETTEEKDVAVEFSILNSKLSGEINYYNKSVDNLLVNIPVFATTPDFDHLIIRNIGSVQNRGIEFSLNWKDKLTDKLSYTLGGNVTFNQNKVIALNGGQAVPGGGIGASQGFTTLTDNGQPVGSFHVLKVLGVFNTDGDVAAYQAADGTVIQPTAHAGDFKYLDYNNDGKIDDNDRVFAGSYQPKAYYGINLSLNYATEKKGVWDFSMSIYGNAGNQVYNGKKGVRVSGTDNVEKELVYHRWTHASNSQVEPGANVGNLPGSTYFVESGSFVRINNVTVGYSFPLTKVKLRVYATSQNPFTYKKYSGFTAELPGDPLNSGIELSSYPTTRTVALGVNVTF, encoded by the coding sequence ATGACGAAACGATTACTAGTCACTTTGCTCATTCTTGTAGAAGTTGTGGGATTTGGGGTTATGGCACAAGACGCACCTGTTAAAGTTGATAAGGAAAGGGTAATCACCGGCAGAATCACCTCCAAAGAAGATAACCAGGGGGTGCCAGGAGCTAACGTGGTCATACAAGGCACCAGCAAGGGCACATCAACCGATGCAGACGGAAAGTATGAACTTCACATCAGCCCATCGGATAACGAGCTAGTAATCTCCTTTATCGGTTATAAAACCCAAACTGTAGAGATCGGACAACGGGCAGTAATTGACATCGTCCTTGAATCAGAAGCTACACAATTACAGGAAGTGGTAGTGGTCGGTTATGGCGTTCAGAAAAAGAGTGATATCACCGGTGCCACTGCAACTGTTAAGGGTGAAGAGTTATACAAGCAACCTGTTCTCACAGCAACGCAGGCAATCCAGGGAAAAGTAGCGGGAGTGCAAATCATCAGTAGTGGTCAGCCTGGAACGTCACCGCAGATACGCGTGAGGGGAGTCAGTTCCGCATTTGGTGGAGTAAATACTTTGTATGTCGTGGATGGAGTGCTCACGGATGACATCTCCAACATCAACACAGCAGATATCGTTGATATGAACATTCTCAAGGATGCTTCTGCAGCTGCGATCTATGGTTCACGGGGAGCCAACGGTGTCGTTATTATCACCACCCGAAAAGGAACAAAAGGAAATCTTAAAGTCAACTACAGCAACAACATAGGATTCCGTCAGGCAGCAAACCTGGTTGAAATGGCCAACGCGGCAGAATACAAGAATTATGTTCAGGACGCAACCGGCAATGCCCCTGTCCCACCCGGAGGATTTTCAGGGAATACAAACTGGTACAAAGTCATTTTAAGAAATGCACTGGAGCAATCGCACAATCTTTCACTTTCAGGTGGCAGTGATAAATCAACTTTCCTCTTCAATGTAGGATACCTGGACGATCAGGGAATTATCATTGATAACGAATTCAAGAGACTCACGATCCGGTTGAACAATGACTACCAGGTCACCGACTTTGTCAAGCTCGGTTTTCAGTCGTCCTATAGTAACAGCAGTAATCAAAATGGTTTCGGGAACTTAGATATTGATGCTTATGGCAACATCGGTGCAGTTTACAATGATGCTTACCGTGCTGCCCCGATTATTCCAGACATCATCGGAGGAAAATACGGAAACACATCATCCTATCAGAATGTAGGCAACCCGCTACTCGACATCAAGAATAACAGTGTTAAAGTACTGGACGGCCGTTTGCAGGCGTACACTTATGCAGAGGTGACTCCCCTCAAGTGGATTAAGTTCAAGTCAGGATTTGGAATCGACTGGCGAAATTCACTGAACCGTCTTTACAATTATCAATTCAACAATGACGGCAACACATTCATCATCGCCGGTGGAAATCAGTACAACCTGAGAAGTAACCTGTCGATGAAGAACACGGAGACTTATCACTGGGTATGGGACAATACCGCAACGATCTCCAAGAAGATTGATAAAAATGATTTCACGTTGTTGGTGGGTATGACCGCAGAAAAATACAGTCAGACCTGGTTCTCAGCAAGCAGGAAAGACATTGCACCAGATCCTAACCTTTGGTATATCAATGTGGGTGACGCTAACTCCTCTCAAAACGATGGAAGCGGTGATCGATGGACACGCAATTCCTACCTGGCAAGATTGAACTACAGTTACGATGGCAAATACCTGGTCACCACCTCTATTCGCTATGACGGTAGTTCACGATTGCCGGTGCAGAACCGTTGGCAGCTTTATCCTTCTCTAGGCCTCGCCTGGAATATCGCCAATGAAGCCTTCATGCAAAACCAGCGGTTATTCGATTTCCTCAAACTGAGAGTTTCGTATGGGAAGGTGGGCAACGACCAGATTCCGACCAACGCATTTACGTTGGCTGTAACTCCAAACACTCCTTATGCATTCAATGGCAGTGCTTCTACAGCTACCAATGGAAGTCAGATCCGTGTGGTCATTGATCCGAATATCAAATGGGAAACAACTGAAGAAAAAGATGTGGCTGTCGAATTCAGCATACTCAACTCGAAACTGAGTGGTGAGATAAACTATTACAATAAATCCGTTGATAATTTACTGGTAAACATTCCTGTTTTTGCAACTACTCCTGATTTTGATCACCTGATCATCCGGAATATCGGGTCTGTGCAGAATCGTGGAATTGAATTCTCCCTGAACTGGAAAGACAAACTCACCGATAAACTCAGTTATACTCTTGGCGGCAATGTCACCTTCAACCAGAATAAAGTTATTGCACTTAACGGGGGACAGGCGGTTCCGGGTGGTGGTATCGGTGCTTCGCAGGGATTCACTACGTTGACAGATAACGGCCAGCCTGTCGGAAGCTTCCATGTATTAAAAGTCTTAGGTGTCTTCAATACGGATGGAGATGTGGCTGCATACCAGGCCGCTGATGGTACTGTCATTCAGCCCACAGCTCATGCAGGTGACTTCAAATACCTCGATTACAACAACGATGGTAAAATCGATGACAACGACCGGGTTTTCGCAGGCTCTTATCAGCCCAAAGCTTACTACGGGATCAATCTGAGCTTAAACTACGCTACCGAGAAAAAAGGTGTGTGGGATTTCAGCATGAGCATCTATGGTAATGCCGGCAACCAGGTTTACAACGGGAAAAAAGGAGTGCGGGTATCCGGTACTGATAATGTAGAGAAAGAATTGGTTTATCACCGGTGGACGCATGCCAGCAATTCACAAGTAGAGCCAGGCGCGAATGTGGGCAACTTGCCGGGTTCAACTTACTTCGTTGAGTCGGGATCATTTGTGCGTATCAACAACGTCACTGTCGGTTACTCGTTCCCACTCACGAAAGTCAAACTCCGGGTTTATGCTACTTCACAAAATCCATTCACTTACAAAAAATACAGCGGCTTTACTGCAGAGCTGCCGGGAGATCCATTGAACTCGGGTATTGAACTAAGCTCGTATCCTACTACAAGAACAGTCGCGCTGGGAGTAAATGTTACATTTTAA
- a CDS encoding membrane protein, with protein sequence MKKTVALKSLITGGIIAIITSCSSSFLDVPLQGGITTANDPTLAQKLVTGVYSSLLQGDSWGNGDVHGFAFLSVTSIISDDADKGSTPSDQAVPVGDIDNLTLTSTNKFCETLWGGHYISIGSANRAIDQLANASIDAAVKTQLTAEVRFLRGYLYFNMVRMFGGVPLVLRVPADAADANTDYFIVRSTAAQVYDAITEDLQFAIDNLPLKSQSAVGHANKGAAQTLLAKVSMYQGKWDKVLSLTNAVITSNQYQLLPDYATIWKQSGDNSIESIFEIEMGSFNNNNLDIDNYTVCQGPRVGGKGGWDDLGWGFNNPSTSLVNAYETGDLRKNATIIFIDNSGTYKGTTLWDGFRIPSSDSVQNLRYNYKAYTSRTKETFANIGDKNRPKNIHILRYAEVLLMNAEAALHQGGDVATPLNKVRQRAGLTAKGSPTEADIWQERRVELAMEHDRFWDLVRQGRAAQVMIASGKPFVAGKHELLPIPNSQVLLSGNKLTQNPLY encoded by the coding sequence ATGAAAAAGACAGTTGCGTTAAAATCTCTGATCACAGGCGGTATCATTGCTATCATCACCTCCTGTAGTTCCAGTTTTCTGGACGTACCGCTACAAGGCGGAATCACTACTGCTAATGATCCAACACTGGCGCAAAAACTGGTCACTGGGGTTTATAGCAGCTTGCTACAAGGTGACTCCTGGGGTAATGGAGACGTACACGGCTTCGCTTTTCTTTCAGTAACAAGCATTATTTCAGATGATGCCGACAAAGGAAGTACTCCAAGTGATCAGGCTGTTCCTGTTGGTGACATTGACAATCTCACGTTGACGAGTACAAACAAATTTTGTGAAACACTTTGGGGCGGGCATTACATAAGCATTGGATCTGCCAATCGTGCCATCGATCAACTAGCCAATGCTTCCATTGACGCAGCAGTTAAAACACAACTGACAGCCGAAGTAAGGTTTCTCAGAGGATATCTCTACTTCAATATGGTGCGCATGTTCGGTGGTGTTCCCCTGGTGCTGCGTGTTCCTGCAGATGCAGCCGATGCCAATACAGATTATTTCATCGTCAGATCTACAGCCGCCCAGGTATACGATGCCATCACCGAAGACCTTCAGTTTGCTATAGATAATTTGCCTCTCAAGTCACAGTCTGCTGTAGGACATGCTAATAAAGGCGCAGCTCAAACATTGCTGGCGAAAGTCTCGATGTACCAGGGCAAATGGGATAAAGTACTTTCACTTACCAACGCAGTTATTACTTCCAATCAATATCAGCTCTTACCTGACTATGCAACTATCTGGAAACAGTCAGGTGACAACAGTATCGAATCAATTTTTGAAATCGAAATGGGAAGTTTTAACAACAATAATCTTGATATCGATAATTATACCGTTTGCCAGGGTCCGCGTGTAGGTGGTAAAGGAGGATGGGATGATCTCGGTTGGGGATTCAACAATCCCAGCACCAGCTTAGTCAATGCATACGAAACAGGTGACCTCAGGAAAAATGCCACGATCATTTTTATTGACAACTCAGGCACCTACAAAGGGACAACTTTATGGGATGGATTCAGGATTCCAAGTTCGGATTCTGTTCAGAACCTTCGTTACAACTACAAAGCTTACACGAGTCGCACCAAAGAAACATTTGCAAACATCGGTGATAAGAACAGGCCGAAAAATATCCACATTCTCAGGTATGCTGAAGTGCTATTGATGAATGCCGAAGCTGCGCTACACCAGGGCGGAGATGTTGCTACTCCGCTGAACAAAGTCAGGCAACGTGCAGGACTGACGGCTAAAGGAAGTCCAACGGAAGCGGATATCTGGCAGGAACGAAGAGTGGAGCTTGCAATGGAGCATGACCGCTTCTGGGATCTCGTGCGACAAGGCAGAGCTGCACAAGTGATGATCGCTTCAGGCAAACCTTTTGTTGCTGGCAAACATGAGTTGCTTCCAATTCCAAACTCGCAGGTACTCCTCAGTGGAAATAAACTCACTCAAAACCCATTGTACTGA
- a CDS encoding glycosyl hydrolase, which translates to MTLEEKIGQMNLVTSDWDVTGPTMRANYKEDIKAGKVGAVFNAFTSKYTRQLQEIAVKETRLHIPLLFGYDVIHGHRTIFPMPIGLSASWDLKLIEQSARVAATEASAEGLHWAFGPMVDIARDPRWGRMAEGSGEDTYLGSEIAKAMVRGYQGTKIGDLNSVMACVKHYAAYGAVQAGRDYHTVDMSDRTLREVYLPPYKAAVDAGSATVMTSFNELNGVPATANKYLLNDILRKEWGFDGFIVSDYTSVMELLPHGFAKDTADAAALSINAGMDMDMQAAFYVDKLPQLVKDGKVSEQVIDASVRRILKRKFELGLFDNPYRYCNEQNEKETVMKSEFIEFAREVGRKSIVLLKNEKQLLPFSKSVRNIAVIGPLADAQQEMIGSWSAAGDWKKSVTLLEGIKSKLLDAKITYAKGCNIKDDDTSGFAEAVRTATLSDIVLLAVGEGAQMTGEAASRSSLDLPGVQQQLIEEIQKSGKPIVVVLMNGRPLTINWIDKNIPAILETWFLGTQAGNSIADVLFGDYNPSGKLTVTFPKSVGQIPLFYNMKNTGRPRDPNNKYTSKYLDIDNDPLYPFGFGLSYAQFTYDDVVLDRNEIASTEELTIKCKVTNTGKFEGEETVQFYIRDMVGSVTRPVKELKGFQKVKLKPGESSTVTFKLTSKDLAFYGMDMTYHFEPGDFEVYIGGNSRDVKKAAFTLK; encoded by the coding sequence ATGACGCTGGAAGAAAAAATTGGCCAGATGAATTTAGTTACCAGCGATTGGGATGTAACTGGCCCAACGATGCGCGCCAATTACAAGGAGGATATCAAGGCTGGAAAAGTCGGAGCTGTCTTCAATGCCTTCACTTCAAAGTACACCCGTCAGCTTCAGGAGATTGCTGTAAAAGAAACACGATTGCATATTCCTTTGCTTTTCGGTTATGATGTCATCCATGGGCACCGGACTATATTTCCAATGCCAATCGGTTTGTCAGCAAGTTGGGATTTGAAATTGATTGAGCAATCGGCAAGAGTAGCGGCTACAGAAGCTTCGGCTGAGGGACTGCACTGGGCATTTGGTCCGATGGTGGATATTGCACGTGATCCAAGATGGGGCCGCATGGCCGAAGGTTCCGGAGAAGATACATACCTGGGTTCTGAAATCGCGAAGGCTATGGTCAGAGGTTACCAGGGAACTAAGATCGGTGATCTGAATTCAGTGATGGCATGTGTCAAACATTACGCAGCCTATGGTGCTGTACAGGCAGGCCGTGACTATCACACCGTGGATATGTCGGATCGAACATTGCGTGAAGTATATCTTCCTCCTTACAAAGCGGCTGTGGATGCCGGTTCCGCTACAGTCATGACTTCGTTCAACGAGTTGAATGGAGTACCGGCAACAGCGAATAAATATCTTTTGAATGACATCCTGCGAAAAGAATGGGGCTTCGATGGTTTTATTGTTTCAGATTACACATCCGTAATGGAACTTCTGCCGCATGGATTTGCCAAAGATACAGCTGACGCAGCGGCTCTCTCGATCAATGCCGGCATGGATATGGATATGCAAGCTGCATTCTATGTAGACAAATTGCCACAGTTGGTGAAAGATGGAAAAGTCAGCGAGCAAGTCATTGATGCTTCCGTCAGAAGGATACTGAAAAGGAAATTCGAGCTTGGTCTCTTTGATAACCCATACCGCTATTGCAACGAGCAAAATGAAAAAGAGACGGTGATGAAATCAGAGTTCATCGAGTTTGCACGTGAAGTGGGAAGGAAATCAATCGTGTTATTAAAAAATGAGAAGCAACTTCTGCCATTTTCAAAATCAGTCCGGAATATTGCAGTGATCGGCCCACTGGCAGATGCCCAACAGGAAATGATCGGCTCTTGGTCTGCTGCCGGTGACTGGAAAAAATCAGTGACCCTGCTCGAAGGAATAAAATCAAAATTACTTGACGCAAAAATTACTTATGCCAAAGGTTGTAACATCAAGGACGATGACACTTCAGGTTTTGCTGAAGCCGTGCGTACAGCAACTCTCTCTGATATTGTTTTGCTGGCTGTTGGCGAAGGAGCTCAAATGACAGGAGAAGCTGCGAGTCGTTCTTCACTCGACCTGCCTGGCGTTCAACAACAATTGATAGAAGAAATTCAAAAGTCAGGAAAACCAATAGTGGTTGTATTGATGAATGGTCGTCCATTGACGATCAACTGGATTGACAAAAATATTCCTGCAATTCTGGAGACTTGGTTTCTCGGAACACAGGCTGGCAATTCAATTGCTGATGTGTTGTTTGGAGACTACAATCCTTCCGGCAAGCTGACAGTAACGTTTCCAAAATCAGTCGGGCAGATTCCTCTTTTTTACAATATGAAGAATACAGGACGTCCACGTGACCCTAACAATAAATACACTTCGAAATACTTAGACATCGACAATGATCCGCTCTACCCATTTGGCTTTGGATTAAGTTATGCTCAATTCACCTATGATGACGTGGTATTGGACCGAAATGAAATAGCTTCCACAGAGGAGCTGACAATCAAATGTAAAGTGACAAACACAGGCAAATTTGAAGGGGAAGAGACCGTCCAGTTTTATATTCGTGACATGGTGGGGAGTGTCACCAGGCCTGTCAAAGAACTTAAAGGATTTCAAAAGGTCAAATTAAAACCCGGAGAATCTTCCACTGTTACTTTTAAGCTTACCTCTAAAGACCTCGCTTTTTATGGGATGGATATGACCTACCATTTCGAGCCGGGTGATTTTGAAGTTTACATCGGTGGAAATTCACGTGATGTTAAAAAGGCTGCCTTCACACTCAAGTGA
- the araD gene encoding L-ribulose-5-phosphate 4-epimerase: MGKFDSIKEAAYEANMELPKHGLVIFTFGNVSVADRQQKVFAIKPSGVPYGDLSAEKMVVVDFEGKTVDGNLRPSSDTLTHAVLYKEWESLGAIVHTHSTYATAWAQSLKDIPIFGTTHADHLTVDVPCAAPMPDKKIARNYEYETGFQIINCFNERKLSPGEVEMMLVGNHAPFTWGKDWKKAVYNAAVLEEIAKMACLTLQINPDANRLKESLIKKHFERKHGPDSYYGQ, from the coding sequence ATGGGAAAATTTGACAGTATTAAAGAAGCAGCTTATGAAGCTAACATGGAATTGCCGAAACATGGTTTGGTGATTTTTACTTTTGGCAACGTTAGTGTGGCTGACCGTCAACAGAAAGTATTTGCTATCAAGCCGAGCGGAGTTCCATACGGTGATCTCTCTGCAGAGAAAATGGTAGTTGTTGATTTTGAGGGAAAAACTGTAGATGGAAATCTCCGGCCTTCATCCGATACATTGACTCATGCTGTTCTGTACAAAGAATGGGAAAGCCTGGGTGCAATTGTTCATACACATTCAACGTATGCAACCGCCTGGGCTCAGTCATTGAAAGACATTCCGATTTTCGGAACGACACATGCTGATCATCTGACTGTGGATGTTCCCTGTGCGGCTCCGATGCCGGATAAGAAGATTGCACGGAATTACGAATACGAAACAGGATTTCAGATCATCAATTGCTTTAATGAGAGAAAGCTTTCACCGGGTGAAGTTGAAATGATGTTAGTGGGAAATCATGCCCCATTCACATGGGGAAAAGACTGGAAGAAGGCGGTGTACAATGCGGCTGTACTCGAAGAGATCGCAAAGATGGCCTGCCTCACCTTACAAATTAATCCTGATGCAAACCGACTTAAAGAGTCGCTAATCAAAAAACACTTTGAAAGAAAGCATGGGCCGGATTCGTATTATGGACAGTAG
- the araA gene encoding L-arabinose isomerase translates to MIELKSFEVWFVTGSQHLYGEETLKKVTEHSRQIAAAFNESGAIPVSVIFKPVVKTPEEIFTLCQEANNAKDCIGIVAWMHTFSPAKMWIGGLKILNKPLLHLHTQFNRDIPWSEIDMDFMNLNQSAHGDREFGFIMSRMRLNRKVVVGHWQDQATLNDVGTWCRVAAAWGDWLGAKFCRFGDNMRQVAVTEGDKVEAQIKFGYSVNGYGMGDLVKVINDVSEKEIDDLVKQYEDEYKLASQLTKTGAKRNSLREAAKIETGLSNFLREGQFKGFTDTFEDLHGLVQLPGLAVQRLMKAGYGFGAEGDWKTAALVRAMKVMASGLKGGNSFMEDYTYHFAPGNNQVLGAHMLEICESISDGKPSCEIHPLGIGGKADPVRLVFNVAAGSALNASMVDMGNRFRLLVNEVEAVKPEQDLPKLPVARVLWKPQPDMKTGCAAWIYAGGAHHTCYSQNLTSEHLTDFAEMAGIECVLINKNTSLYQFKNELRWNEQSFKN, encoded by the coding sequence ATGATTGAGTTAAAGAGTTTTGAAGTTTGGTTTGTAACAGGAAGCCAGCATTTATACGGAGAAGAGACGCTTAAAAAAGTGACAGAGCACTCCAGACAGATCGCAGCCGCATTCAATGAAAGCGGGGCAATTCCTGTAAGCGTGATTTTTAAACCTGTGGTAAAAACTCCGGAGGAGATATTTACTCTTTGCCAGGAAGCGAATAATGCAAAGGACTGCATTGGCATTGTTGCATGGATGCACACGTTTTCTCCCGCCAAAATGTGGATTGGGGGTTTGAAGATTCTGAATAAACCACTGTTACATTTACACACACAATTCAATCGGGACATTCCGTGGAGTGAAATCGATATGGATTTCATGAACTTGAACCAATCTGCTCATGGTGATCGTGAGTTCGGTTTTATCATGAGCCGGATGCGCCTGAATCGCAAAGTAGTAGTAGGGCATTGGCAAGATCAGGCCACTTTAAATGATGTAGGAACCTGGTGCCGTGTGGCCGCAGCATGGGGCGATTGGCTGGGAGCGAAGTTCTGCCGCTTTGGAGATAACATGCGCCAGGTGGCAGTTACAGAAGGAGACAAGGTTGAAGCGCAGATTAAGTTTGGCTATTCCGTCAACGGCTATGGCATGGGTGATCTTGTCAAAGTGATCAATGATGTAAGCGAGAAGGAGATTGACGACTTGGTTAAGCAGTATGAAGACGAATACAAACTTGCATCGCAACTAACCAAAACAGGCGCGAAGAGAAATTCTTTGCGCGAAGCAGCTAAGATTGAAACTGGTCTTTCCAATTTTTTAAGAGAAGGACAATTCAAAGGATTTACGGATACTTTCGAAGATCTTCACGGGCTAGTACAGTTGCCCGGTCTTGCGGTCCAGCGCCTTATGAAAGCAGGTTATGGTTTTGGAGCAGAAGGAGATTGGAAAACAGCAGCGCTGGTGAGAGCGATGAAAGTGATGGCGTCAGGATTGAAAGGAGGTAATTCATTCATGGAAGATTACACGTACCATTTTGCGCCTGGGAACAACCAGGTTCTTGGCGCGCATATGCTCGAAATTTGTGAATCTATATCAGATGGTAAGCCTTCCTGTGAAATTCATCCTTTGGGAATTGGAGGGAAAGCTGATCCCGTACGTCTTGTGTTCAACGTAGCGGCAGGCTCTGCTTTAAATGCATCTATGGTCGATATGGGCAATCGTTTTCGCTTACTGGTGAATGAAGTAGAAGCCGTAAAACCTGAACAAGATTTACCGAAACTGCCCGTGGCACGCGTTTTATGGAAACCTCAGCCTGACATGAAGACCGGATGTGCCGCTTGGATCTATGCCGGAGGTGCGCACCATACTTGTTATAGCCAGAATTTAACCTCCGAGCATCTTACTGATTTTGCAGAAATGGCCGGTATCGAATGCGTGCTGATCAATAAGAATACATCACTTTATCAGTTCAAGAACGAACTGCGTTGGAACGAACAGTCATTTAAAAACTAA
- the yidK_2 gene encoding transporter: MVLSDYIVFILYFLLVSGYGYWIYLKKKKTTSDTKDFFLAEGSLTWWAIGASLIASNISAEQFIGMSGEGYFVGIAVSAYEWIAAIALIIIAVWFMPVYLKNKIYTMPQFLKTRYNESVALIMAVFWLFLYVFVNLTSILYLGSVAINGLVGGQSLHIIMIGLAAFALVITLGGMKVIGYTDVIQVAVLIIGGLATTYLALTVVSDKFGLDGSAWSGFNFLLQDSPDHFHMILNKPGPDASQAEISKYLVLPGIAMYFAGQWIVNLNYWGCNQYITQRALGADLQTARTGILFAGFLKLLMPVIVMLPGIAAYVLYKNGHLPQLSGGSKDGAYSAILGFLPHGLKGLSVAALTAAIVASLAGKANSISTIFTLDIYKKYIKTGASEAGLVWIGRVTVLVSMLVAIVFTWEDLLGIGGEGGFTFIQKYTGFISPGVFAMFILGMFWKRTTGMAAIAGVITGFTLSVVFNNYAPAWFGNETILYTAYPNGKGGYEIPFLLCMGWSFFFTVVLMVLISLGGPKINAKAFHFDEGMFRVQPKTLVLIIATIVILGALYIKFW; this comes from the coding sequence ATGGTACTTAGCGATTACATTGTCTTTATCCTTTATTTTTTGTTGGTATCCGGCTATGGCTATTGGATCTACCTGAAAAAGAAAAAGACCACCAGCGATACTAAAGATTTCTTCCTGGCAGAAGGCTCACTGACCTGGTGGGCGATAGGTGCTTCTCTTATTGCTTCGAACATATCTGCCGAGCAATTCATCGGCATGAGTGGTGAAGGATACTTTGTTGGTATAGCCGTATCAGCTTACGAATGGATTGCCGCTATCGCGCTGATCATTATTGCGGTGTGGTTCATGCCTGTATACCTCAAGAACAAAATATATACAATGCCGCAGTTTTTAAAAACGCGGTACAATGAATCGGTGGCATTGATCATGGCGGTCTTTTGGCTGTTCCTTTATGTGTTCGTTAACCTGACATCCATTTTGTATTTGGGCTCAGTCGCGATCAATGGATTGGTGGGAGGGCAGTCCCTGCATATTATCATGATCGGGCTGGCAGCATTTGCATTGGTGATCACATTAGGAGGAATGAAAGTGATTGGTTACACCGATGTCATCCAGGTGGCTGTTCTCATCATCGGTGGTCTGGCGACAACTTATCTCGCGCTAACAGTGGTGAGTGATAAATTCGGATTGGATGGAAGCGCCTGGTCGGGATTTAATTTCCTGCTGCAGGATTCTCCGGATCATTTTCACATGATACTAAACAAACCAGGGCCTGACGCTTCACAAGCAGAGATTAGCAAGTATCTCGTGCTTCCGGGAATAGCGATGTACTTCGCAGGCCAGTGGATTGTGAATCTTAACTATTGGGGATGTAACCAGTACATTACACAGCGGGCATTGGGTGCTGATCTTCAAACGGCACGTACCGGAATTCTTTTTGCTGGTTTTTTGAAATTACTTATGCCAGTGATCGTGATGCTTCCGGGAATTGCAGCGTATGTTTTGTATAAGAATGGTCATCTCCCTCAACTGTCAGGTGGAAGTAAAGATGGCGCCTATTCTGCGATACTTGGTTTTCTGCCTCATGGATTGAAAGGTCTTTCGGTAGCAGCACTTACGGCCGCGATCGTGGCATCACTGGCAGGAAAAGCTAACAGTATCTCTACCATTTTCACATTGGACATTTATAAGAAGTACATTAAGACTGGTGCTTCAGAAGCCGGCCTGGTGTGGATTGGAAGAGTCACTGTTCTGGTGTCTATGCTTGTTGCAATCGTTTTCACGTGGGAAGATCTATTAGGGATCGGTGGAGAAGGCGGGTTCACTTTTATTCAGAAGTACACTGGTTTTATAAGCCCTGGAGTCTTTGCCATGTTTATCCTTGGAATGTTCTGGAAACGCACCACTGGAATGGCTGCAATTGCCGGTGTGATTACGGGGTTTACCTTATCGGTTGTATTTAATAATTATGCGCCAGCCTGGTTTGGCAATGAAACGATTCTCTACACAGCTTATCCCAATGGCAAAGGTGGCTATGAGATTCCTTTCCTGCTTTGCATGGGATGGTCATTCTTCTTTACTGTCGTGCTGATGGTGCTCATCAGCCTCGGTGGCCCGAAAATTAATGCAAAGGCATTTCACTTTGATGAAGGAATGTTCAGGGTTCAACCAAAAACTCTGGTGCTGATCATTGCTACAATTGTGATTCTTGGAGCGTTGTATATTAAGTTCTGGTGA